gattACAAATGAGATATGCAAtgtcaatctggatgggctaaaaatcagatataggcaactagtctgaacaaggccttaaTGAGTTCACAGAAGAAAATTAgaacaaatgacaaacacaaactttctTGTTCAggcagcaacaaaaaaacaaaagcactggatttttattcagaaaaatcaCTGCATGTCTTTTGGGGCACTAATTTTCCCAGTACCACTCTCCAAACTTACTGAGTGTCTGGTACTCCTTGTGCTTGCGCAGGTATTCACAAATTACACATACATGTTCTGTCAGAAAGAATATCCTCCTTACTTTAAAGTACCGTTTCCACTCAAAGAACCTGAGGTACATTTCCTCATTCTTGTCCAGGAGCAGCAGATGATCAGCCAGCTCCTTAGGTGAGCTGAAGTCATCCACGTGGATGAAGGCATCTCCCTGGATCACGTTCTCGTAGTTGTGTCTGGGTGGGCCGAGAACCACTGGCACTGTCCCCACAGAGAGTGGGTTGTAGAACTTTTCAGTAATGTAGTCCCTGTCAATGGAGTTCTCAAAACCGAGGTAAAACTTACAGCTGGTTATGGTGGACAGGTACTCTTTACGAGAAATGTGTACTCCGAAGGCACTTCCATATGTGTTTaccttgatgtgttttttaaactcattGAAGTATTTTACACGGGCATATGTTGGTTTCCAGTTGCTCACAATCCAGCACaccagtttgttttttctgggtAGGACAAACTCCTCTTTACCATCTGCTGGTACTAATACCCCATAAGGCACCGGAATTTTGGAGTCCTGACGGTAGTTGGAAGTCAGATTGAAGAGATTTTCGATCATAGGTATCCTCACTGACCTTGTGGGCGATTCCCCATTCAACCAAATCCATTTCTGGAAGACTGGTCGGCAGAGCTTTGGCAGATTGGACCCATTTTTGTGGATGTATTGA
The Antennarius striatus isolate MH-2024 chromosome 17, ASM4005453v1, whole genome shotgun sequence genome window above contains:
- the LOC137610980 gene encoding 4-galactosyl-N-acetylglucosaminide 3-alpha-L-fucosyltransferase 9-like yields the protein MCPFKSSVMSSIPGHRKLHLLLLGTILLGYSVYLFLLYYAPSTSLALSPVNSRQQTEQVKSVIPNKSNNVVPNKRIDVVQSKSNDVVPNKSNDVIPNKCNDIVSNRSNDDVITLLMWTWPSEKRGELNWCSSRYNIEGCFITPDRNFYNKADGVIFHHQYIHKNGSNLPKLCRPVFQKWIWLNGESPTRSVRIPMIENLFNLTSNYRQDSKIPVPYGVLVPADGKEEFVLPRKNKLVCWIVSNWKPTYARVKYFNEFKKHIKVNTYGSAFGVHISRKEYLSTITSCKFYLGFENSIDRDYITEKFYNPLSVGTVPVVLGPPRHNYENVIQGDAFIHVDDFSSPKELADHLLLLDKNEEMYLRFFEWKRYFKVRRIFFLTEHVCVICEYLRKHKEYQTLSKFGEWYWEN